In Allomuricauda ruestringensis DSM 13258, the following proteins share a genomic window:
- a CDS encoding TraG family conjugative transposon ATPase, with product MHKINLNAYHPILDIQGHTVFASNGNVVLCYKVDLPEVYSLSEPDFEELHSMWFQAFKPLPTGTVIHKQDNYQKVGYDSKQLPNGTFLERATHDYFKGREYLKHLSHLFFVLPLDKALNAAKYVNPFRKTEKGYYRKLDVQVAEFITAVNDAVSFINNGQRVSLVPMAPAGILTHTNDYYNGFNQDFDTDILLDKKHIEIGDHYFDAIAVNNEGCFGGTVQSSKINEKFTSDDFSFHQGFIDGLGLDLNENHMVNHILYLDDKHKWRKLLDKKVEELSKSSNFGSQNKVVLKKVQHILDQINSDDSSRIIRGHLNIIFWHPETEQLKRIGSKIKAEFKELDITPYHPNGEERKHYFLNSHPCHTTNFSNEDLYVTDLKHALCLYINNTNYRSDDTGILFGDRQHNIPVFKDVWDERKKRIKARNFAIFAPTGEGKSFLANNILRQYFEAGVRLVIIDLGGSYAKFAKLYPDDHIILRYEQDKNLGINPFFISDESDLTPERLEDLAVFLLELLAEGNTMSKGREVAMKKVLLHYYKTVREHHSLASLYRFVDHHKDNLIQELHIREEDFSVYGFLHILSEYVDNGLYSFLFHVGEDQTYTIEDKRMIVFELDEVRDNKEILSVMLKLIKSAIQRTIWRNRSERGIILFDEFAKQLKFANVLESVEFYYQAIRKQNGAIGIILQSINQLPNNSTSASILENTQVIYSLRNEKGYDELKTRLNLSSHDLNQLRSIRNNLTGDRKYTEIFIKIGKESNIFRLEVPPEVFAAYLTDGTESTQILELFEKTNDMEQAITTFINYKDKAT from the coding sequence ATGCATAAGATCAACCTCAATGCCTATCATCCCATTCTGGACATCCAGGGGCATACCGTGTTTGCCTCCAATGGCAATGTAGTACTTTGTTACAAAGTGGATCTTCCCGAGGTGTATTCCCTTTCCGAGCCCGATTTTGAGGAACTGCACAGTATGTGGTTCCAGGCCTTCAAACCCCTGCCCACGGGTACGGTCATCCATAAACAGGACAACTACCAAAAAGTTGGGTATGATAGCAAGCAATTGCCAAACGGTACCTTTTTGGAAAGGGCCACCCATGATTATTTTAAGGGCAGGGAATACCTAAAACATCTAAGCCATCTGTTCTTTGTACTGCCCTTGGACAAGGCCCTGAATGCGGCCAAGTATGTCAACCCCTTTCGGAAAACGGAAAAAGGCTATTATCGAAAATTGGACGTCCAGGTAGCGGAATTCATCACCGCGGTGAACGATGCCGTTTCCTTCATCAACAATGGCCAAAGAGTGTCATTGGTGCCCATGGCACCCGCTGGGATTCTTACCCATACAAACGATTATTACAACGGTTTCAACCAAGATTTCGATACGGATATTTTGTTGGACAAAAAACATATCGAGATCGGGGACCATTATTTTGATGCCATAGCCGTCAACAATGAAGGGTGTTTTGGCGGAACGGTCCAGAGCAGTAAGATCAATGAAAAATTTACTTCGGATGACTTTAGCTTTCATCAAGGGTTTATCGATGGATTGGGATTGGACCTTAACGAGAACCATATGGTCAACCACATCCTCTATCTGGATGACAAACACAAATGGCGCAAGCTCTTGGACAAGAAAGTGGAGGAACTCAGCAAAAGTTCCAATTTTGGTTCCCAGAACAAAGTGGTCCTCAAAAAGGTCCAGCATATCCTGGATCAGATCAATAGCGATGATTCGTCACGTATCATCCGTGGCCATCTCAATATCATTTTTTGGCATCCGGAAACCGAACAGCTAAAACGGATAGGCTCCAAGATCAAGGCCGAGTTCAAGGAATTGGACATTACACCCTATCACCCCAATGGCGAGGAGCGCAAGCACTACTTTTTGAACTCGCATCCCTGCCATACCACCAACTTCTCCAACGAAGATCTGTATGTAACGGATCTCAAACATGCGCTGTGCCTGTACATCAACAATACGAATTACAGATCCGATGATACGGGCATCCTTTTCGGTGACCGCCAGCACAACATTCCTGTCTTTAAGGATGTCTGGGACGAACGGAAAAAACGCATTAAGGCACGGAACTTTGCCATTTTCGCCCCCACCGGGGAGGGAAAATCCTTTTTGGCGAACAACATACTCCGCCAATATTTCGAGGCGGGTGTTCGGCTGGTCATTATCGACCTGGGGGGCTCCTACGCCAAATTTGCCAAGCTGTACCCGGATGACCATATCATCCTGAGGTACGAGCAGGACAAGAACCTGGGCATCAACCCTTTTTTTATTTCGGATGAATCCGACCTTACCCCTGAAAGGCTGGAGGACCTGGCCGTATTCTTATTGGAACTGTTGGCAGAGGGCAATACGATGTCCAAAGGTAGGGAAGTGGCCATGAAAAAGGTGCTGCTCCATTATTACAAAACTGTACGGGAACACCATTCCCTTGCCTCACTGTACCGGTTTGTGGACCATCATAAGGACAATCTGATCCAGGAGCTCCATATCAGGGAGGAGGATTTCAGTGTTTATGGATTTCTGCACATCCTTTCGGAGTATGTGGATAATGGTCTTTACAGCTTCCTGTTCCATGTCGGGGAGGATCAAACCTATACCATCGAGGACAAAAGGATGATCGTCTTTGAACTGGACGAGGTGCGCGACAACAAGGAAATCCTTTCGGTAATGCTCAAGCTCATCAAGTCGGCCATCCAACGGACCATTTGGAGAAACCGTTCCGAACGGGGCATCATCCTCTTCGATGAGTTTGCCAAGCAGCTGAAATTTGCGAACGTGCTGGAAAGTGTGGAATTCTATTATCAGGCCATCCGGAAGCAGAACGGGGCCATTGGCATCATCCTACAGTCCATCAACCAATTGCCCAATAATTCCACTTCTGCCAGCATTTTGGAGAACACACAGGTGATTTACAGCCTCCGTAACGAAAAGGGCTATGACGAGCTGAAAACCAGATTGAACTTATCGTCCCATGACCTGAATCAACTGCGGTCCATCCGCAACAACCTGACGGGGGATAGGAAGTACACCGAGATCTTTATCAAGATCGGAAAGGAGAGCAACATCTTCCGCTTGGAGGTGCCACCGGAGGTCTTTGCCGCCTATCTGACGGATGGGACAGAGAGTACACAGATATTGGAACTTTTCGAAAAGACGAACGATATGGAACAAGCCATCACCACATTTATTAACTATAAAGACAAAGCGACATGA
- a CDS encoding FISUMP domain-containing protein yields the protein MKLRLQRVLPVFTLVFIMGFTASTAQYNGPKGKRGSFTDHRDGSSYTTVEIGTQVWMAENFAYLPEVDTMNISVYGYKGNSVKEAKRSKYYKKYGALYSWEKANELAPKGWRLPTDKDWILLETTVGMSRDEAVKEGWRGTSNSVAYLRENGGAGFDVQLAGWRTDYGDFRFMGEHANFWVADSHDSERAFERMIGATNTKIGREQGNKGCGFSVRYVRDVPAEKYITYPEAEWEMMENVSEFGWSQDKINQLYRYAIDSTHATGIIVVQSGKMIYDYGDTHELSYIASVRKSMLSMLYGKYVEDGTIDLNKTLEELDIDDVGGLLESEKKATIWDILTSKSGVFHAASNPGGNEWLFPERGSKAPGTYFIYNNWDFNVAGHIFELETGQNIYNAFENDIVKKIGFQQWDRSKQQKSGDTSKSKFKAYHFEMSTRDMARVGYLMLRKGKWKNEQVLPASWVDKMTTITTSYADMYQVDPRLKDWPWWKWGQGLMWRIWDSPDILPEFKGAYTATGNAGQYITVIPSMDIVVALKTKAVYGRRTNKEVYEKFLYQLFDARK from the coding sequence ATGAAACTGAGATTACAACGGGTTTTGCCCGTATTCACACTGGTCTTTATCATGGGATTTACCGCTTCGACTGCACAATATAATGGTCCAAAGGGAAAGCGTGGAAGCTTTACAGACCATAGGGATGGGAGTAGCTATACGACCGTGGAAATAGGAACGCAGGTTTGGATGGCAGAAAATTTTGCCTATTTACCAGAGGTTGACACCATGAACATATCAGTATACGGTTATAAGGGAAATTCTGTTAAAGAAGCCAAACGTAGCAAGTACTACAAAAAATATGGAGCCCTTTATTCATGGGAAAAGGCCAATGAGTTGGCTCCCAAGGGTTGGCGATTGCCGACGGACAAGGATTGGATACTTTTGGAAACCACTGTGGGCATGTCCAGAGATGAGGCCGTTAAAGAAGGTTGGAGAGGAACAAGTAATAGCGTGGCATACTTAAGGGAAAATGGAGGTGCAGGTTTTGATGTTCAGTTGGCAGGCTGGCGAACAGATTACGGTGATTTTAGGTTTATGGGTGAGCATGCCAATTTTTGGGTAGCGGACAGTCATGATTCCGAAAGGGCCTTTGAAAGAATGATTGGTGCGACCAATACGAAAATCGGTAGGGAACAAGGAAACAAAGGCTGTGGATTCAGTGTACGCTATGTTAGGGATGTTCCGGCCGAAAAATATATTACCTATCCTGAAGCTGAATGGGAAATGATGGAGAACGTCTCGGAGTTTGGCTGGAGCCAGGATAAAATAAACCAGCTCTACCGCTATGCGATAGACAGTACACATGCTACGGGTATTATCGTTGTCCAAAGTGGCAAAATGATCTATGACTATGGCGATACCCATGAACTTAGCTATATCGCATCTGTCAGGAAAAGTATGCTATCCATGTTGTATGGGAAGTATGTGGAGGATGGTACCATTGACCTTAATAAGACCCTTGAAGAATTGGACATCGATGATGTTGGTGGGCTCTTGGAATCCGAAAAAAAAGCGACCATATGGGATATCCTGACCTCTAAATCCGGAGTGTTTCATGCAGCCAGTAATCCTGGCGGGAATGAATGGTTGTTTCCTGAACGCGGGAGTAAGGCACCCGGGACCTATTTTATTTATAACAACTGGGATTTCAATGTGGCCGGTCACATCTTTGAGCTGGAGACCGGTCAAAATATCTACAATGCCTTTGAGAACGATATTGTCAAGAAAATTGGGTTCCAACAATGGGACCGCAGTAAGCAGCAGAAATCCGGGGATACCTCCAAATCCAAGTTCAAAGCCTATCATTTTGAAATGTCCACTAGGGATATGGCCAGGGTCGGTTATCTGATGCTACGCAAGGGCAAATGGAAAAATGAACAGGTCTTGCCTGCTTCTTGGGTGGATAAAATGACCACGATTACCACTAGTTATGCGGACATGTACCAAGTCGACCCAAGGCTCAAGGATTGGCCATGGTGGAAATGGGGACAAGGATTGATGTGGCGGATTTGGGACAGTCCGGATATATTGCCTGAATTCAAAGGAGCATATACCGCCACAGGGAACGCAGGTCAATATATTACCGTTATTCCATCAATGGATATTGTTGTCGCCCTTAAGACCAAAGCTGTTTATGGGAGAAGGACAAATAAAGAGGTCTACGAAAAGTTTTTGTATCAATTGTTTGATGCCAGGAAATAA
- a CDS encoding ABC transporter permease, with translation MKKDHGKNLKALDELDSDQLFINAIRIASSGGVSNVLHPLGTRGISNMVFPHIAGQRTISRALTFLKWSNFKSEPKYDVMMSTSHVLGLYQISWNNGWPIVRKYLERHVSIDTMKYSFIQQGSATGGRLPYIEFFKILPFILVLLTCLNYMGIILSRSIKWYREIGVRKVIGARKGTLRMRFFTEVFVQIVMAMILAAVLMELALPLINTITSSQLDINLYQPKLYFSILVMAFLMLILAGLYPAMQLAALPPLGALEKEFQTKGFPLPLRKALLSIQVVIAVILMVCLGTIWRQLPDVQEKAPYHYFTGNPWDSEFNTHSKSMKPMLSPSKLSQGDNQAITIKYGDSKQTLAYFDKEDRHVGEQPFRSKSLGQNIERNHMNIRKVWTLLISCSLVSLFMVFLGIWGIAIQLSNAHQREFAVRRVLGAGTISIFIVLSKNFIKPLLLAFSIAIPVSSYIGVRWLESFAIHASMPWGSLVGAILVIIFNALVTICAQTYTINKSNWVGSLRMG, from the coding sequence ATGAAAAAAGATCATGGAAAAAATTTGAAGGCATTGGATGAACTTGATTCGGATCAATTGTTTATAAATGCTATCCGTATTGCGAGTTCTGGCGGAGTTTCGAACGTGCTCCATCCTTTGGGTACAAGGGGTATAAGCAATATGGTTTTCCCACATATTGCAGGACAACGTACAATCTCTCGCGCCCTCACCTTTCTTAAATGGTCCAATTTTAAATCCGAACCGAAATATGATGTGATGATGTCCACGAGTCACGTGCTCGGCCTTTATCAGATTAGTTGGAACAACGGTTGGCCCATCGTTCGGAAGTATTTGGAGCGGCATGTATCCATAGATACGATGAAGTATTCCTTCATACAGCAAGGCAGTGCTACAGGAGGCAGGTTGCCCTATATTGAATTTTTTAAGATACTTCCCTTTATCCTTGTATTGCTGACATGTCTTAATTATATGGGTATCATCCTATCTCGTTCAATAAAGTGGTACCGGGAAATAGGGGTAAGAAAAGTTATAGGGGCAAGGAAAGGGACATTGAGGATGCGTTTTTTTACGGAAGTTTTTGTGCAGATCGTCATGGCCATGATACTTGCTGCTGTTTTAATGGAATTAGCCTTGCCTTTGATCAACACAATAACCTCAAGTCAACTGGACATCAACTTATACCAACCCAAGTTATATTTTTCGATACTGGTCATGGCATTCCTCATGCTGATTCTTGCCGGATTATACCCAGCAATGCAATTGGCTGCACTCCCGCCGTTAGGAGCACTGGAAAAAGAATTCCAAACCAAAGGCTTCCCATTGCCGCTGCGTAAAGCCTTGTTATCGATTCAAGTCGTCATAGCTGTTATTTTAATGGTTTGCTTAGGTACCATTTGGCGACAATTGCCAGATGTACAGGAAAAGGCTCCTTACCACTATTTTACAGGTAATCCATGGGACAGCGAATTCAATACCCACTCCAAATCCATGAAGCCAATGCTTTCCCCCAGTAAATTATCTCAAGGCGACAACCAAGCTATCACAATAAAATATGGCGATTCAAAGCAAACTTTGGCATATTTTGATAAAGAAGATCGGCATGTTGGGGAGCAACCATTCCGTTCCAAGTCACTGGGCCAAAACATTGAACGAAACCATATGAACATTCGAAAAGTTTGGACATTATTGATAAGCTGTTCCCTGGTATCCCTGTTTATGGTCTTTCTGGGCATATGGGGTATAGCGATACAACTTTCCAATGCGCATCAAAGGGAATTTGCCGTTCGAAGAGTATTAGGGGCCGGAACCATTTCAATTTTTATCGTCCTTTCAAAGAATTTCATCAAGCCCTTGCTATTGGCTTTTTCAATTGCAATACCAGTCTCAAGCTATATAGGGGTACGATGGCTGGAATCATTTGCCATACATGCCTCCATGCCTTGGGGGAGCTTGGTAGGTGCCATTTTGGTTATCATTTTTAATGCCCTTGTCACCATTTGTGCACAGACCTATACGATTAACAAAAGCAATTGGGTAGGGAGCCTGCGGATGGGGTAA
- a CDS encoding conjugal transfer protein TraK: protein MKTPYKNIFDVLKLNRFIVLGTIIGAVLTCIVSVLMVIKLHRESMDNAFVVNGDGSVIPLKMVSQLENLEVEAKAHLELFHGYFYGIDASNYEKNLEKALWLGNSSVDALYRQKKAEGVYNRLLQYSLVQKIRSIASKVDLQTEPYRFETVTVFEINRGSVTDTYELTTTGNLIHVYRNFPNNTHGLLITNFFENTLKRIENYESREK from the coding sequence ATGAAAACACCCTATAAAAACATATTCGATGTTCTTAAGCTTAACCGCTTTATCGTGCTGGGCACGATCATCGGGGCCGTACTGACCTGTATCGTTTCGGTGCTGATGGTCATCAAGCTCCACAGGGAAAGTATGGACAATGCCTTTGTGGTCAACGGGGATGGAAGCGTGATTCCGTTAAAAATGGTCTCCCAATTGGAAAACCTCGAAGTGGAGGCCAAGGCACATCTGGAACTGTTCCACGGCTATTTCTATGGAATCGATGCCAGCAATTATGAGAAAAACCTTGAAAAGGCACTGTGGCTGGGCAACAGCTCGGTGGATGCCCTCTACAGACAGAAAAAAGCGGAAGGGGTCTATAACCGTTTGCTTCAATATTCCCTGGTACAGAAAATACGTAGCATTGCATCCAAGGTGGACCTGCAAACGGAACCCTATAGGTTTGAGACCGTCACCGTATTTGAGATCAACCGGGGGTCGGTCACCGATACCTATGAGCTGACCACCACGGGGAACCTGATCCATGTATATCGGAACTTTCCGAACAACACCCATGGCCTGTTGATCACCAACTTTTTTGAAAACACTTTAAAAAGAATTGAAAATTATGAAAGTAGAGAAAAATAA
- a CDS encoding N-acetylmuramoyl-L-alanine amidase family protein, which translates to MCNFNSLFGQEIPRKEIIVIDLGHGGVDSGAIGVYGVREMDVTLGVARGILRWNHTLLDGKYDIYLTRYTDTLISLDDRSRLAKALCADVFVSLHCNHAENPETKGMEVFVHGTPHNHSKGSLALGRSILNEVAWNLGIKQRSIESAHFQVLREVHTCASVLAEIAFLSHQDEVGYLSKGRNIRAILLGIDNYKNLEL; encoded by the coding sequence ATGTGCAATTTCAATTCGCTTTTTGGTCAGGAAATACCCCGTAAAGAAATTATAGTCATTGACCTCGGACATGGTGGGGTGGATTCCGGTGCCATTGGGGTATACGGAGTTAGGGAAATGGATGTGACCTTAGGTGTGGCTAGGGGAATCCTTCGATGGAACCATACCCTTTTGGATGGCAAATACGATATCTATCTTACCCGTTACACCGATACCTTGATATCCCTTGATGATCGCTCCAGATTGGCAAAAGCCCTGTGTGCCGATGTGTTTGTGTCGCTGCATTGTAACCATGCGGAAAACCCGGAAACAAAAGGCATGGAGGTTTTTGTACATGGCACACCGCACAACCATAGCAAGGGATCCCTCGCATTGGGAAGGTCAATTCTGAATGAAGTGGCATGGAACCTTGGCATCAAACAACGAAGCATTGAATCTGCCCACTTTCAGGTGCTGCGGGAAGTTCACACTTGTGCGTCTGTTTTGGCTGAAATCGCCTTTCTCTCCCACCAGGATGAAGTAGGTTATCTATCAAAGGGCAGGAACATCAGGGCCATCCTATTGGGCATTGACAATTATAAAAACCTGGAACTATGA
- a CDS encoding serine hydrolase domain-containing protein translates to MKAVITIFFVVLALGLDVNAQINPEEQAKIDSIFSQWDHPNSPGVAIGTVKDGKLVYSKGYGMANLDYGIPISGTSKFYIASMAKQFTAACIALLAIEGKIDLDDEVHAYIPELPRYGEVITIRNLVHHTSGLRDYLELMYLSGTSFEDYFTIEDGIQLLGRQSNVNFLPGEKHSYSNSGYILLAEIVNRVSGMTIREYADRNIFKPLGMNDTFFNDDHSQIINNRVVSYRKESDTFKRYVQNFDALGDGNLITTIKDLYLWDQNFYRPKVGGAKFLDLMLTKGRLNNGDTIDYAFGLVHDTYKGLPTLSHGGAFLGFRTQFIRFPEQRFSIIVLASVSGSNPTGKAYQIADILLKDKLSASEPEVQKLTSFEVEPVPLTKDELRQFEASYWSYEENYSRKIYLKSDTLRYSRGEQNENRLLPIDRNEFQMLDVTDGLRVNFHLKYGKPYKMIVTVNGNNPSELYAYMPLEAKDQDLKALEGSYYSKELDCTYVLKVRLDGLVLMVNDVEMGHLRPVMDGLFVIEDFGVIKFDEKNKNVFVLDANRVKQIKFSKSKTIG, encoded by the coding sequence ATGAAAGCAGTAATCACCATATTTTTTGTTGTACTAGCCTTGGGATTGGATGTCAATGCCCAGATAAACCCAGAAGAGCAAGCTAAAATCGATAGTATTTTTTCCCAATGGGACCATCCCAACTCCCCCGGGGTCGCTATTGGGACTGTTAAAGATGGAAAATTGGTCTATTCCAAAGGTTATGGTATGGCAAATCTTGATTACGGGATTCCAATATCTGGAACATCAAAATTTTATATCGCTTCTATGGCCAAACAGTTTACCGCGGCATGTATCGCCTTGTTGGCCATTGAAGGTAAGATTGACCTGGATGATGAGGTCCATGCATATATTCCTGAATTGCCCAGATATGGAGAAGTAATCACGATTCGTAATCTGGTGCACCATACAAGTGGTTTACGTGATTACTTGGAGTTGATGTACCTGTCAGGAACGTCGTTCGAGGACTATTTTACTATTGAAGATGGAATTCAACTTTTGGGGCGACAATCCAATGTCAATTTTTTACCGGGTGAGAAACATAGCTATTCCAATTCCGGATATATCCTATTGGCCGAGATTGTTAATCGGGTCAGTGGGATGACCATTCGGGAGTATGCTGATAGGAACATCTTCAAGCCTTTGGGCATGAACGATACTTTTTTCAATGATGACCACAGCCAAATCATTAATAACAGGGTTGTGAGTTATCGAAAGGAATCCGATACTTTCAAACGATATGTACAGAATTTTGATGCCTTGGGAGATGGTAACCTGATAACAACCATCAAAGATTTGTATTTATGGGACCAGAATTTTTATCGACCAAAAGTTGGAGGAGCAAAGTTTCTGGACCTGATGTTGACCAAGGGACGATTGAACAATGGGGACACCATTGATTATGCCTTTGGTCTGGTACACGATACCTATAAAGGGTTACCTACCCTTTCACATGGTGGGGCTTTTTTAGGTTTTCGAACACAGTTTATTCGTTTTCCAGAGCAACGGTTTTCGATAATTGTGTTGGCGAGCGTTTCAGGTTCAAATCCTACAGGGAAGGCCTATCAAATTGCGGATATCCTTCTGAAGGATAAACTTTCTGCTTCTGAACCAGAAGTTCAGAAGCTAACATCGTTCGAGGTGGAACCAGTCCCTTTGACTAAAGATGAATTACGCCAGTTTGAAGCTTCCTATTGGAGTTACGAAGAGAATTATTCAAGAAAGATTTACCTGAAAAGTGACACCCTAAGATATTCACGTGGGGAACAAAATGAAAATAGGTTGTTGCCAATCGATAGGAATGAATTCCAAATGTTGGATGTTACGGATGGTCTAAGGGTCAATTTTCATTTGAAATATGGTAAACCCTATAAAATGATTGTTACGGTCAATGGAAACAATCCAAGTGAATTATATGCCTATATGCCCTTGGAAGCAAAGGACCAAGACCTTAAGGCGCTGGAAGGGTCTTACTACAGCAAAGAACTTGATTGTACTTATGTGCTAAAAGTTAGGCTTGATGGGTTGGTCCTCATGGTCAATGATGTAGAGATGGGGCATTTACGACCGGTTATGGATGGATTGTTTGTTATTGAGGATTTCGGTGTAATTAAGTTTGATGAGAAAAATAAGAACGTATTTGTTTTGGATGCTAACAGAGTCAAGCAAATAAAATTTTCCAAATCGAAGACTATAGGATGA
- a CDS encoding serine hydrolase, which translates to MKITKFIISHLMLTCVGLLQVCAQVGRDSELFHTLKKQDSIFFARGFNQCDLTYLEAHIADDLKFYHDQSGFQDKTSFFENTRKYICSNPDIKPIRKVDASSLEVFPLYNNGTLYGAIQKGKHDFYIREKGKTDIKTSSALFTHVWLVEGEDWILGEALSFDHQDPEKGKASVSTIEKMLLETKVPALGLGIIEDGQLTKVKVFGTLDKTKKAPYNTIFKVASLTKPLTALTVLKLVDHGLLDLQEPLYKYWIDPDLKKDKRYKELTPYLVLTHQTGFPNWRYMTDSNKLHFQFDPGEKYQYSGEGFEYLRKAIEKKLGKTLEDLARDFIFEPVGMNDTRFWWDGSMNESRYAKNFDENGNQIETVKYYEANAAANLLTTVEDYGRFVAYVINGAGLDEQLFKDMQKHQVKLKENDFFGYGWEILTGFNDDEFAMLHTGKDPGVSTLAIMFPKSKNGYVVFLNGDNVNQIYEYLLTQKLYLGQELWDKR; encoded by the coding sequence ATGAAAATCACAAAGTTTATCATTTCGCATCTTATGTTGACCTGTGTCGGTTTGTTGCAGGTTTGTGCGCAAGTGGGTAGGGATTCCGAACTGTTCCATACCCTCAAGAAACAGGACAGTATTTTTTTTGCCAGAGGCTTCAATCAGTGCGACCTCACTTATTTGGAGGCCCATATTGCGGACGATTTAAAGTTCTATCACGACCAAAGTGGATTTCAGGACAAAACCTCCTTCTTCGAAAATACCAGAAAATACATCTGTTCCAATCCTGATATAAAGCCCATCCGGAAAGTGGATGCCAGCAGTTTGGAGGTATTCCCATTATATAACAACGGTACTTTATATGGGGCCATCCAAAAAGGCAAGCATGATTTTTACATCAGGGAAAAGGGAAAAACCGATATCAAAACGAGCTCGGCCCTTTTTACCCATGTTTGGCTGGTAGAAGGGGAGGATTGGATATTGGGCGAAGCATTGAGCTTTGACCACCAGGACCCGGAGAAGGGCAAGGCAAGTGTCTCTACTATAGAAAAGATGCTTTTGGAAACCAAGGTCCCTGCTTTGGGATTGGGGATCATTGAGGATGGTCAATTGACCAAGGTGAAGGTGTTTGGGACATTGGACAAAACCAAGAAAGCACCTTATAATACTATTTTCAAGGTGGCCTCACTTACCAAACCATTGACTGCATTGACCGTGTTGAAATTGGTGGACCATGGGTTGTTGGATTTACAGGAACCTTTATATAAATACTGGATTGATCCAGACCTAAAGAAGGATAAGCGTTACAAAGAACTGACCCCTTATTTGGTCTTGACCCACCAGACTGGATTTCCGAATTGGAGGTACATGACGGATTCCAATAAACTGCATTTTCAATTCGATCCCGGGGAAAAATACCAATATTCCGGGGAAGGTTTTGAATACCTTAGAAAGGCCATTGAGAAAAAATTGGGAAAGACCTTGGAGGACCTGGCTCGGGATTTTATTTTTGAACCTGTAGGTATGAACGATACCCGATTCTGGTGGGACGGTTCCATGAATGAATCCAGATACGCCAAAAACTTTGATGAAAACGGCAACCAGATTGAAACCGTAAAATATTATGAGGCCAATGCAGCGGCCAATCTATTGACCACTGTAGAGGATTATGGAAGGTTTGTGGCCTATGTAATCAACGGGGCAGGGTTGGATGAGCAGCTTTTTAAAGACATGCAGAAGCATCAGGTGAAGTTGAAGGAAAATGATTTTTTTGGTTACGGTTGGGAAATCTTGACCGGTTTCAATGATGATGAGTTCGCCATGTTGCATACCGGGAAAGACCCAGGGGTAAGTACCTTGGCCATCATGTTCCCTAAATCCAAAAATGGGTACGTGGTCTTTTTGAATGGAGACAATGTCAATCAAATTTATGAATACTTGTTGACCCAAAAGTTGTATCTAGGTCAAGAGCTGTGGGACAAAAGGTAA